The window TCACTGTCTGCAGAAACTGTCTGAAAAAGACCGGGCACTCCTCGACGCCCGCTACAACTCCCCCACCGGGGAAATGGAGCAAGTTTCGAGCGAGACCGGCCGCTCGCGCGCATCTCTGCGTGTCAGCCTCAGCCGACTGCGCGCCAATCTGAAAAACTGCATCAACAAACGCCTCGGCCTGGAAGGAGGTGCCGCGTGAACAACGCCGTCTTTGAGTCCAACCTGTCCCGCGCCCTCGACCGCGACCTGTCGCCCGGGGAGTTTGCTGACTTGGAGCGGCACCTCATCGCTTCCCGGGAAGCACGGCTCCGCTACATGGAATACGTTGATCTCCATACCGTACTCGATCTGGAACTTCAAAACGCGGCTCCTCAGCAACCCGGCAAATCCAAAGTTATCGATGTGACGCACATCGACCGCAGGCAAAAACGCCGCGCACTCCGTATCGGCCTGCTTTCCGCCGCTGCTATTCTGATCATTGGCTTGATCTCGATGCATTTGTTCTCAGTGCGGGAAAAAGAGCCTGCTCTGACTTTTCAAACCTCCCCCGGCGCTCAGTTCGCGCTGACCCACGATGGCTCCAGCGAGGCACCAGAGGGGTTGGTTTTGGAAAAAAACTCCCGCCTCCAGCTTTCCCATGGTACGGCAGAGCTCACATTCGCATCAGGCGTCAAATCCATCATCATGGCACCCGCCGACATGACCCTGTATGACGATGACACCCTCTTTCTCAGCAGAGGAACCGCGTGGTTCCAAGTCCCCAAGGGCGCCGAAGGATTCACCGTGAAAACGCAGGATCTCAATATCGTCGATCTGGGCACCGAGTTTGGCGTGGTGGCCGAACCGGCAGCACATGATGAAGTGCATGTCCTGAAGGGAAAAGTGGCAGTGACAGCCACACGCCCGCATAGCGAACCGGCGACCCTTGAAGCCGGTGAATCCCGCCGGATCGACCCCCAGGGGCGCCTGGCCACCATCCCAAGCAGGGAAACTCCCTTTGTCACTTTTTTGCCCAAGCCACCGCCCTTTCTTCATTGGTCGTTTGACGGCGACGATCCGTTCCAACCGGATGGGTCACTACCTGCAGTCAAAACGATCCGTGCCCAACCCGTTCAGAGTGACTCAAGACCGGCGGCGCAACGAATCGTGCCTGGCAAAAATGGTCAGGGGCTTTTATTCGACGGCAAGGGGGACCACATGAAAACCAATTGGAGGGGTATCCTCGGGCGTGAACCTCGTTCGGTCGCCTGCTGGATCAAAATCCACCCCACCGACCAACACGGCTGGGCGCCTATCGTTGAATGGGGCAAAATGTCCGGGAATGGCTATTGGCGATTCCGTGTCTCAAAGGATGAATCCCACCCAAAACGGGCTGTGCTCAGACTTGGACTAGGCCAAACCTGGTTTGATGGTCAAAGCAATCTCGCGGATGGAAAATGGCATCATGTCGCCGTAGTGGACCCAGGAAACATAAACCAAGCTGGAGATCCCGACATCAGGTTTTATGTCGATGGTGAGGAAGAGCCAGCGATGCGTGCAAAAAACTCCAAGGCAGTTCATCAACGTGAAACCAAAGAGGGATTACCGATGATTCTGGGTGTTCATCACATACCTTTGCAAGCACCTTACCATGCTTGTTTCAACGGCATGATCGATGAGCTGTTTGTTTTCAGAGCCACACTCACCCCAGGTTACGTTAAAAAAATCATGCGGACGCATCAGCCGTAACCTCCAAAACCCAACAACTTTCCTCCTTGACTGGATCCGCCAAACAAAATGAAGACAAACAAAACAAAATAGCACATGATAAAACAAAATACAATGATAGTACTACTGGGCCTGACATCGTCAGGTTTCGCCGCGTCAATTAGTGTGAATTTTTCACCCGATGCCTCTGTGGATAATCAAGCCGTAGATTCAGGTGAAACATCCATTGTTGGCATTACTGGAACCGAAGCCATAGACGGCTCTAAATGGAATAATATTAAGCTCAGGGCCAGCGGCGCCGGTGCTCCTGAT of the Akkermansiaceae bacterium genome contains:
- a CDS encoding FecR domain-containing protein, whose protein sequence is MNNAVFESNLSRALDRDLSPGEFADLERHLIASREARLRYMEYVDLHTVLDLELQNAAPQQPGKSKVIDVTHIDRRQKRRALRIGLLSAAAILIIGLISMHLFSVREKEPALTFQTSPGAQFALTHDGSSEAPEGLVLEKNSRLQLSHGTAELTFASGVKSIIMAPADMTLYDDDTLFLSRGTAWFQVPKGAEGFTVKTQDLNIVDLGTEFGVVAEPAAHDEVHVLKGKVAVTATRPHSEPATLEAGESRRIDPQGRLATIPSRETPFVTFLPKPPPFLHWSFDGDDPFQPDGSLPAVKTIRAQPVQSDSRPAAQRIVPGKNGQGLLFDGKGDHMKTNWRGILGREPRSVACWIKIHPTDQHGWAPIVEWGKMSGNGYWRFRVSKDESHPKRAVLRLGLGQTWFDGQSNLADGKWHHVAVVDPGNINQAGDPDIRFYVDGEEEPAMRAKNSKAVHQRETKEGLPMILGVHHIPLQAPYHACFNGMIDELFVFRATLTPGYVKKIMRTHQP